One window of the Brevundimonas goettingensis genome contains the following:
- the rplK gene encoding 50S ribosomal protein L11, with amino-acid sequence MAKKILGYIKLQVPAGSATPSPPIGPALGQRGVNIMGFVKEFNARTEKEVKGTPLPTVITVYQDKSFTFVTKTPPATHYIKQAAGITSASKLPGREVAGKIKRSQLREIAEKKMKDLNANDLDAATKIIEGSARAMGLNVVEG; translated from the coding sequence ATGGCCAAGAAGATCCTCGGCTATATCAAACTGCAGGTGCCGGCCGGTTCGGCCACGCCTTCGCCCCCGATCGGCCCGGCTCTGGGTCAACGCGGCGTGAACATCATGGGCTTCGTCAAGGAGTTCAACGCGCGCACCGAGAAGGAAGTGAAGGGCACCCCCCTGCCGACCGTGATCACGGTCTATCAGGACAAGTCGTTCACCTTCGTCACCAAGACCCCGCCCGCGACCCACTACATCAAGCAGGCCGCCGGCATCACCTCGGCGTCGAAGCTGCCGGGCCGTGAAGTGGCCGGCAAGATCAAGCGCAGCCAGCTGCGTGAGATCGCCGAAAAGAAGATGAAGGATCTGAACGCGAACGACCTGGACGCCGCGACGAAGATCATCGAAGGCTCGGCTCGCGCCATGGGCCTCAACGTGGTGGAGGGCTAA